A part of Streptomyces sp. NBC_00557 genomic DNA contains:
- a CDS encoding alpha/beta fold hydrolase, producing the protein MSRPAPDARVTSGPYAPPAPARELTVVSADGAPLHVEVHGPEDAPPVVLSHGWTCSTAFWAAQIRDLATDHRVIAYDQRGHGRSPASPACTAQALADDLEAVLAQTLALGEKAVIVGHSMGGMTVMAAAARPRFREHAAAVLLCSTGSSRLVAESRVLPLGAGRVRTWITGRVLGSRAPLGPVTPVAKRILKYATMGAGSAPHMVEACARIVHACPRAVRHAWAAVLESLDLDHGVRELHTPTAIVHGASDRLTPPVHAHALVAALPHCVGLTELAGVGHMTPIEAPGLVTGRIRELVTTYVTAHTTSEATGAGPAQIKEGA; encoded by the coding sequence ATGAGCCGGCCCGCCCCCGACGCCCGTGTCACCTCCGGGCCGTACGCCCCGCCCGCTCCCGCCCGCGAACTCACCGTCGTCTCCGCCGACGGCGCCCCGCTGCACGTCGAGGTGCACGGCCCCGAGGACGCGCCGCCCGTCGTCCTCTCCCACGGCTGGACCTGCTCGACCGCCTTCTGGGCCGCGCAGATACGGGACCTCGCCACCGACCACCGGGTGATCGCGTACGACCAGCGGGGGCACGGGCGCAGCCCCGCGAGCCCCGCGTGCACCGCCCAGGCGCTGGCGGACGACCTCGAAGCGGTGCTCGCGCAGACGCTCGCGCTCGGCGAGAAGGCGGTGATCGTCGGCCACTCCATGGGCGGGATGACCGTCATGGCCGCCGCCGCGCGCCCCCGCTTCCGGGAACACGCCGCCGCCGTCCTGCTGTGCAGCACCGGCAGCTCGCGGCTGGTCGCGGAGTCGCGGGTGCTGCCGCTGGGCGCCGGGCGGGTGCGCACCTGGATCACCGGGCGCGTCCTCGGCTCGCGCGCCCCCCTCGGGCCGGTCACGCCGGTCGCCAAACGCATCCTCAAGTACGCCACGATGGGCGCCGGTTCGGCCCCGCACATGGTGGAGGCGTGCGCCCGGATCGTGCACGCCTGCCCGCGCGCCGTACGCCACGCCTGGGCCGCCGTCCTTGAGTCGCTCGATCTCGACCACGGCGTACGGGAGTTGCACACGCCCACCGCGATCGTGCACGGCGCGTCCGACCGGCTCACGCCTCCCGTGCACGCCCACGCGCTGGTCGCCGCGCTGCCGCACTGCGTCGGCCTGACCGAGCTGGCCGGCGTCGGCCACATGACCCCGATCGAGGCCCCCGGCCTGGTGACCGGCCGGATCCGGGAACTCGTCACCACGTACGTCACCGCACACACCACGTCCGAAGCCACGGGGG